The following proteins are encoded in a genomic region of Xanthomonas cassavae CFBP 4642:
- the sucB gene encoding dihydrolipoyllysine-residue succinyltransferase, with protein MATEVKVPVLPESVSDATIASWHKKAGEAVKRDENLVDLETDKVVLEVPSPVDGVLKEIKFEAGSTVTSNQILAIIEEGAVAAAAPADEKKAEAPAPAAAAPAAAAAPAAASKSAADALPPGARFSAITQGVDPAQVEGTGRRGAVTKEDIVNFAKAGGVGKASGARPEERVAMTRVRKTIAKRLMESKNSTAMLTTFNEVNLAKVSAARKELQDEFQKAHGIKLGFMSFFVKAAANALQRFPLVNASIDGDDIIYHGYSDISIAVSTDKGLVTPVLRNVERQSFADVEQGIADYAAKARAGKLGLDDLQGGTFTITNGGTFGSLLSTPIINPPQSAILGMHAIKERPIAENGQVVIAPMMYLALSYDHRIIDGKDSVQFLVDIKNQLENPGRMLFGL; from the coding sequence ATGGCCACCGAAGTCAAAGTTCCGGTACTGCCCGAATCCGTTTCCGACGCCACCATCGCCAGCTGGCACAAGAAGGCCGGTGAAGCGGTCAAGCGCGACGAGAATCTGGTCGACCTGGAAACCGACAAGGTCGTGTTGGAAGTTCCTTCGCCGGTCGACGGCGTGCTGAAGGAAATCAAGTTCGAAGCCGGCAGCACCGTCACCAGCAACCAGATCCTGGCGATCATCGAAGAAGGCGCCGTGGCTGCGGCCGCACCGGCCGACGAGAAGAAGGCCGAGGCACCGGCGCCTGCCGCTGCTGCCCCGGCTGCTGCCGCTGCGCCTGCCGCTGCATCCAAGTCGGCTGCCGATGCGCTGCCGCCGGGTGCGCGTTTTTCCGCGATCACTCAGGGCGTGGATCCGGCCCAGGTCGAAGGCACCGGCCGGCGTGGCGCGGTGACCAAGGAAGACATCGTCAACTTCGCCAAGGCCGGCGGCGTGGGCAAGGCCTCCGGCGCCCGTCCGGAAGAGCGCGTGGCGATGACCCGCGTGCGCAAGACCATCGCCAAGCGCCTGATGGAGTCCAAGAACTCCACTGCGATGCTGACCACCTTCAACGAGGTCAACCTCGCCAAGGTCTCGGCCGCGCGCAAGGAGCTGCAGGACGAGTTCCAGAAGGCGCACGGCATCAAGCTCGGTTTCATGAGCTTCTTCGTCAAGGCGGCCGCCAACGCGCTGCAGCGCTTCCCGCTGGTCAACGCCTCGATCGACGGCGACGACATCATCTATCACGGCTACAGCGACATCTCCATCGCCGTGTCGACCGACAAGGGCCTGGTCACACCGGTGCTGCGGAATGTCGAGCGCCAGTCGTTCGCCGACGTCGAACAGGGCATCGCCGACTACGCCGCCAAGGCGCGTGCCGGCAAGCTGGGCCTGGACGACCTGCAGGGTGGCACGTTCACCATCACCAATGGCGGCACCTTCGGCTCGCTGCTGTCCACCCCGATCATCAACCCGCCGCAGAGCGCCATCCTGGGCATGCATGCGATCAAGGAACGTCCGATCGCCGAGAACGGCCAGGTCGTGATCGCCCCGATGATGTATCTGGCGCTGTCCTACGACCACCGCATCATCGACGGCAAGGACTCGGTGCAGTTCCTGGTCGACATCAAGAACCAGCTGGAAAACCCGGGCCGGATGCTGTTCGGCCTGTGA
- the lpdA gene encoding dihydrolipoyl dehydrogenase, giving the protein MSEQEQFDVVVIGAGPAGYHAAIRAAQLGMKVACIDAAIGKDGKPALGGTCLRVGCIPSKALLDSSRQFWNMGHLFGDHGISFNDAKMDVPTMIGRKDKIVKQFTGGIAMLFKANKITPYHGFGQLLPGNIVKVTQHEGGEIELKGTNVILAAGSESIELPFAKFDGDTIVDNVGGLDFTAVPKRLAVIGAGVIGLELGSVWKRLGAEVTILEALPDFLALADAEVAKTALKEFKKQGLDIKLGAKVGKTEITGSGDAKQVVLSYTDAAGEQTLTVDKLLVAVGRKAATKNLLADGTGVKVTDRGQIEVDGHCHTGVDGVWAIGDCVRGPMLAHKGFEEGIAVAELIAGLPGHVNFDTIPWVIYTEPEIAWVGKTEQQLKAEGVAYKAGSFPFAAIGRAVAMGEPAGFVKVIADAETDRVLGMHLVGVGVSELVHEGVLTMEFNGSADDLARICHAHPTLSEAIHDAAMAVSKRAIHKAN; this is encoded by the coding sequence ATGAGCGAACAAGAACAATTCGACGTCGTCGTCATCGGTGCCGGTCCGGCCGGTTATCACGCCGCCATCCGCGCGGCCCAGCTGGGCATGAAGGTCGCCTGCATCGACGCGGCTATCGGTAAGGATGGCAAGCCGGCGCTGGGCGGTACCTGCCTGCGCGTGGGCTGCATTCCGTCCAAGGCGCTGCTGGATTCCTCGCGCCAGTTCTGGAACATGGGTCACCTGTTCGGCGACCACGGCATCAGCTTCAACGACGCCAAGATGGACGTGCCCACCATGATCGGCCGCAAGGACAAGATCGTGAAGCAGTTCACCGGCGGCATCGCGATGCTGTTCAAGGCCAACAAGATCACCCCGTACCACGGCTTCGGCCAGCTGCTGCCGGGCAACATCGTCAAGGTGACCCAGCATGAAGGCGGCGAGATCGAGCTCAAGGGCACCAACGTGATCCTGGCGGCCGGTTCGGAGTCGATCGAACTGCCGTTCGCCAAGTTCGACGGCGACACCATCGTCGACAACGTCGGCGGCCTGGATTTCACCGCCGTTCCCAAGCGTCTGGCGGTGATCGGCGCCGGCGTGATCGGCCTGGAGCTGGGCAGCGTGTGGAAGCGCCTGGGCGCCGAGGTCACCATCCTCGAAGCGTTGCCGGACTTCCTGGCGCTGGCCGATGCTGAAGTGGCCAAGACCGCACTGAAGGAATTCAAGAAGCAGGGCCTGGACATCAAGCTCGGCGCCAAGGTCGGCAAGACCGAGATCACCGGCAGCGGCGATGCCAAGCAGGTGGTGCTCAGCTACACCGACGCTGCCGGCGAGCAGACCCTGACCGTGGACAAGCTGCTGGTGGCCGTGGGCCGCAAGGCCGCCACCAAGAACCTGCTGGCCGACGGCACCGGCGTCAAGGTCACCGACCGCGGCCAGATCGAGGTCGATGGCCATTGCCACACCGGCGTGGATGGCGTGTGGGCGATCGGCGACTGCGTGCGCGGCCCGATGCTGGCGCACAAGGGCTTCGAGGAAGGCATCGCGGTGGCCGAACTGATCGCCGGCCTGCCGGGCCACGTCAACTTCGACACTATTCCGTGGGTCATCTACACCGAGCCGGAGATTGCCTGGGTCGGCAAGACCGAGCAGCAGTTGAAGGCCGAGGGCGTCGCCTACAAGGCCGGCAGCTTCCCGTTCGCGGCGATCGGCCGTGCGGTGGCCATGGGCGAGCCGGCCGGCTTCGTCAAGGTCATCGCCGATGCCGAAACCGACCGCGTGCTGGGCATGCACCTGGTCGGCGTGGGCGTCTCCGAGCTGGTGCACGAAGGCGTGCTGACGATGGAATTCAACGGCTCGGCCGATGACCTGGCACGTATTTGCCACGCGCATCCGACGCTGTCCGAGGCGATCCACGATGCCGCGATGGCGGTGAGCAAGCGCGCGATTCATAAGGCCAACTGA